The following proteins are encoded in a genomic region of Verrucomicrobiia bacterium:
- a CDS encoding DUF1080 domain-containing protein translates to MPQLINGRSLLAVGLLAGSLWFAAAAENPFLGRWALTIPGGGAGWLGVVEEQGQLKSSILWGGGSVVPVTSTRLEGDALVLTRVYERRRKDPNTGQNVTEKSVETITAKVKGDQMDLSIVRQEPNGKVSSPSAFTGKRIPPLPPKPDLAKLKFGQPIRLFNGKDLTGWQLIHGKDNGWSVVDGKLINNPVQVEGQPHKNYGNLRTVQEFEDFRLTLEVMVEKGGNSGIYLRGIYEVQVAETYGRPVDSHNMGAIYSRITPKVAAERPPGEWQTLDITLVNRHVTVILNGQKIIDNEPLLGCTGGALWSDEFRPGPIYLQGDHTKAEYRNIVLTPILK, encoded by the coding sequence ATGCCTCAACTTATTAACGGCCGCAGTCTTCTGGCTGTGGGTTTGTTGGCGGGATCTCTCTGGTTCGCTGCGGCGGCCGAGAATCCTTTCCTGGGCCGCTGGGCCTTGACCATCCCCGGCGGCGGCGCCGGCTGGCTGGGCGTGGTGGAAGAGCAGGGACAGTTGAAATCCTCCATCCTCTGGGGCGGCGGCAGTGTGGTGCCGGTGACCAGCACCAGGCTGGAGGGTGACGCCCTGGTGCTGACGCGGGTCTATGAGCGCCGTCGCAAAGACCCCAACACCGGCCAGAATGTCACGGAAAAAAGCGTGGAAACCATCACCGCCAAGGTCAAAGGGGACCAGATGGATTTAAGCATCGTCCGGCAGGAACCCAACGGCAAGGTGAGCAGCCCCTCGGCGTTCACCGGCAAACGCATCCCGCCCCTGCCGCCCAAACCGGATTTGGCCAAGCTGAAATTCGGGCAGCCCATCCGGCTGTTCAACGGCAAGGATTTGACTGGCTGGCAACTCATCCACGGCAAGGACAACGGATGGAGCGTGGTGGACGGCAAGCTCATCAACAACCCGGTGCAAGTGGAGGGCCAGCCGCATAAGAATTATGGCAACCTCCGCACCGTGCAGGAATTTGAGGACTTCCGCCTGACGCTGGAGGTCATGGTGGAGAAAGGCGGCAACAGCGGCATTTACCTGCGCGGCATCTACGAGGTGCAGGTGGCCGAGACCTACGGCCGGCCGGTGGACTCGCACAACATGGGCGCCATTTACAGCCGCATCACGCCCAAGGTGGCCGCAGAACGGCCGCCGGGCGAGTGGCAGACGCTGGACATCACGCTGGTGAACCGGCACGTCACGGTGATCCTCAACGGCCAGAAGATTATTGATAACGAGCCGCTGCTCGGTTGCACCGGCGGGGCGCTGTGGTCAGATGAATTTCGCCCCGGCCCGATCTACCTGCAGGGCGATCACACCAAGGCGGAGTACCGGAACATCGTGCTGACGCCCATCCTCAAATAA